TCGGCGCCGCGGGGGCGGGGCTCCATGGGGCGGGGCTCCATGGGGCGGGGCGCGCTGCGGGGGCGGGGCTCCAGGGGGCGGGGCGCACCGAGGGGGCGCGCCGGAGCTCAGTAGTGCTGGAGAGCACGGAACTCCCCCCACGCTCGGTCCCGAGATGACTGCCAACAAGCGGGTGGCGAAGGTAACGGCGGTCGGAGACCCCTTTCTCACGGCTCCCCTTGCCtcccttgccctgccccctgcatcCCTCTCCTGGCTCTCGGAGCGCGGTTATTTGTCGCTGTCACCGCCGCCCCGTCCGGAGGAGGAGTGGGTCTGCGAGAGGGgcgggagctggagctggaggaaGCCTGGGGGGTTTCGAGCGGGGCTGTCGCTGCCTCCCTGGGCTGTGCTGGGGAGGGGATTGAGCCGGCTCTCCTTGAGCCGAACTGGTTTCGGTTTCTTTTCTCCTGCCAGAAACTTGTGATAACAATTGCATGCGTCTCAGGGAGGTGCTGGAAAGGTTCCAGGAGCCAGGCGCtctgctggggcggggggcggtgtgtgtgtgtgtgtgtgtgtgtgtgtgtgtgtgttaggaccAGAGGTAATGAGAACAAGGTCTTTGCCTTGGAGTAGCTCCTGCCCCGCCCCGAAATTGGGTACCTATATTTCTAGAGTCCCGAGAAGTATGGCGTGTTGAGTAGGAGCCAGGAACAAAGTTCCCTGGGTATTCTCAGGAGGAAAAGATGCCAAGGAGGAGCTGGAAGGCGTCCTGGAGTAGGTGGCGCGCGCTCATTCCTTCTACAAATGTTGTCGAAAGCCTGTTATGTGCTGGCTCCTGTTCTAGGAAGCAGGGAGGCAGAGATGAGCACAAATCTTGCCCCCCCCTCCATCCCCCTTGAGCTTTCTTTCCAATCAGTGACAcaatttgaagatttatttatttttatttgagagagagaatcccaagccgactccacgctgagcacggagcctgagctggggctcgatcctacgaccctgagatcgtgaccccagcaagtggaaatcaagagtccacgcttaaccgactgagccacccagatgcccctccagtCAGGAACACAATTTGAAATGAGGTCTGGGAGGATGGGAAGGGGGCAAATTCCCCAGGAGGTGGGAAAACCCAGGGTGTTTGAAGGACTGGGGTGTAGCCCAGAGGTGGGCATaggtggggaaggaagagcaCTCATGGTGAAATGGGTCTGACATGCGCCAGACTTTGACTCTCTCGGAAGCGCCCCTCCAGTGTGTAGAGTGGGGGTGAGCTTAAGGGGGTGAGGAGGGCTGCCGGCTCCCCTCCACCTTTGCGAGATAGAGGGTCTCAGATTGGGGCATAGAGCTGGCTCAGCCCAGAAGAACTGAAATCTGGAGCTTAGCAACAAAATGGGGCAGAAGGTCCTTCTAGCCAAGCGGGAAAGAGCTAGGAGCCAGTATTTATCACACTGGCACCACGAAATGCCAGGCCACTTACTTCTAGTTTGTAAAATTCCCACAGCAACTCTGTGAGATAAGTCTtacacccccattttacagatgaggacgttgaggctcagagagaataaCTCGGTTGTCCAGGGTCACCCAGTAGGGAGTGATGGGACTGGAATTGGAGCCCTGGTGGGTGGGGCTGCAACTCGCAGGCTTGTCCGGTAGCctctttactttcattttcttttcctctgagtcAGGTGACTTCCTCACCGGCCTCAGGAAAGAGCCGTGTGTCCTAGCTTGTGTTTCGATATCGTCAGGCTTGCAGAATCTTTTGGGAGAGCTCTTCTACAACAGAAAAGTCCAAGCGATCCCAGTTATAGTAAAGTCGGGAAAATGTCCTCTCTAGAGTTCTGTTTGACTTAGGGCTTCATTCTTGCCAAAGAGTGATAGATGATACTGCAGCTAGGACTCTTGGGAGCAGATGCTTCTCCTTttggaatgaaaaataattgaGGGTTTGTAGACTCTGGGCAGAAGGCACGAGAAGCAGTTTGTGGGTATGAACAGAGACAGAGTACGAGCTGAGATAGAGGCGATGGGGCCAGGGTTGTGTTTATATATTGGGGGTGCAGAGAAAGTTCATGTGGTCCACAGTCTGAAAAGCCCCTCCCATACTGTGGACTGGGTTTGAGCTTTCTGTCTGCCTTTGTTTATACCACGGTTTTTCAACCTTGTCACTGTTGACACCTgaggctggataattctttgtagGATGTCTatcagcatccctggcctctgcccactagattCTGATAGCACTCCCCCAATTTGTGACAACCCGAAATGGTGCTAGGCATTGCCCAAGGTCCACTGGGAGGTGGGGTCAAATTGCCTCTGGTTGAAAACCAATGGTTTATACCCATTTGGTGTTCCAGAGGAATATGACTTGCCCTCGaatgtctttttatttgttattgttgttgtttggttttccAAAGAAAAGATCTGTTGTCCTACAGGATGGACCCCAAAAGGGAAGAGGGGTTCCTTGGTCAGATATGTTTGAGAAGTACTGCATGCTGTGGGCTCACATCTTGGAGATTCACAATACACTTTAGCTTTATGTTTTCCAATGTGCTTGATCACGGAACCCTTTTCCATCAATAACTAGTAAGCCTCCGTGGGGCACACTGTACATATTTGGTCTCACTGGACCCTCTGCCTTGgtgcctctccccttctctgcatGGCGGACTCCTGTTTACTCTGCATGGCCTGGCTCAGTGCTCCCCTGTCCTTTTCCCCAGTGTGTATCCGCACACCTTCACATAGTCATATTCACCTTTCTGCCATTACTCCAGGGAAGGTCTTGAGGGCTGGGCCCTTCTCACTCAAGCCGTCAATAGAAGATGCTCTGTAATGGGCTGGAGGGAGAATGAAGTGATGTCCCGGTCACTGGGCTAcatctgggggcaggggtgggcgtGTGAGTCACTCCTTGTCCCCTTGTTTCTCTGCTTGGTGTGTAGCGTTCTCCTCTGCTGCAGTCTGCCTGAaccatctccctcccccagccctggcctggagGAGTCTGTCTTTGCTGCCCTCTCTGCCATGAGCACTGGACGGGTCTGTCTTCATGCTGGACATGCAGTGGTGCcatgggaagaagggagggaggacgaGAATGAGGACCTTAGGTCTCTCCAGGAAGAGAGCAAAAGGACAGAGGTGTCGTGTAGTATCGTGGCTTTAGGAGGAAAGGCTCCAAGGAGAGTAATAATGTCTGGAAACAAGGATCTTCATCTTCCCTCCCCAACTAGTACCTACAGAGCTTGGTACTTGGTACTTGGTGCATAAGTCACTTAAAACACTCAGCACTGTGCctgacacattcttttttttttttttttttaagatttatctattggggcgcgtgggtggctcagtcggttaagcgtctgccttcagcttaggtcgtgatccaagggtcctgggatggagccccgcatcgggctccctgctcagtggagagcttgcttctccctctccctctgccactccccctacttgagctctctcatactctctctctgtcaaataaataaaccttttttttaaaaagattttatttatttatttgagagagagtgtgtgtgcaagcagggggagggccagagggagagaagcagactccctgctgagtgggaagctggttgcagggctcagtctcacgaccctgactgagatcgtgacctgagccgaaatcgagagtcagatgcttaaccgactgagccgcccaggcgcccctgtgcctggcacattctgagtgctcagtaaatgacgGCTCTGCCTTGGCCAGCATCTGTCCCTAGGGGTTCCTTTTTGGGACCTGGGACAGCTTGCTGCTGGGACAGGCGGATGGGCGGCTGAAGTAGGGGAGGCTAGCCCCCTGCCCACCGCTATGCCTCCTGCAGGAGCTGGCGGATCTCCAGGAGAAGCTTCCCCCGTACCTGCGGAACCTGTCCAGCGATGATGCGGACGTCCTGGTGTGGCATGTGCTCCTTCTGCCCGTGAGTGTCCCTGGGGACCATGGCCTTCCATTGGGGTGGCAGGCCAGGGCCatgagcagggaggctgaggaCTGGGCCAGAGCTTCCCCTGCCTTAGAGTCCTTTCCTGCCTGGAGGTCAGTCACTGGTAGAGGTCTCAGCATTGACTGCTTCTGAGGTCGAGGCAGGCTGATGAAGGGGCTAAAAAAGACTCCTGGATTTCGTAGGAGATTCTCTCCTCAAGCCAGTGGTCACCAAGCCCACCACAGAAGTGTCAGCAGACAAACAGCCccgaaagaagaaaacagatctCCTGGACCTTTGTCACGGGGTAGGGGTAAACTTCCTGTTTTTCGCAGTTGGCGGAATTTGCCCTCCCCAacctaaaatgtattttgttttcttttaaagatcatATTTCagacaactatttttttttttttacttcagtatAGTTCACACAGAGTGACATATGAGTTTcgggtgtacagtatagtgatcaGACAACTACTGGTACGTAGGACAATCTGAATAACTCATCTCTACTATTCcgatttttctccatttattaaaTCTCTCTCAGTAAACTCGCCCCCTGAAAACAGTATTCTAGAGGACCTGTCTGAGTGCaagatttctattttatcattaataGACTGACGATATTTTCTATGGGAAGTCATCTACACACCTTTAGTTACAtggacataaaaattaaaacagtgaaaCTTTATGGTAGTTCTTTGGAATATCAAGAGAACGATTCATAGGATttggactttttttatttttaagattttatttatttatttgtcacagagagagagagagagcacaagcagggggagcggcaggcagagggagaagcaagctccccgctgagcaaggagcccaatgcgggactcgatcccaggaccctgagatcatgacctgagctgaaggcggacgtcTGTCAAGTCCTGTGGGCTGTTGGGTTGAAGCAATCCATTTACCTGGCTTGGAGTGAGGacacctgctctgggcctcaggtaCCAGAGGACGAAGGTGCTAGAAGGTGCTCCAGGGACGACGGATTAGATCCCCAAGGAGGCTAGCTCTGAGGTGGATGAGAGTGAAGGTGGAGGAGCAGGTCAGAGGAAGAAGGTGGATGACAGGGAAACCTAGGGAAGGTCACATTTCAGAGGATACTGTGAAATGAGAGGACCCTAATGGTTGGCAAGACCGAGGTGGCTGGTCTTCTGGTCTGAGCACAATTCCAGCGTGTGGAGGGGCATCCCCTGCcccaccaccaagcaattctcaggacaccagctgggtgtcctactcTTTAACTCACTTCTGACAcgatctacctggagatagcatcagatcccacagattaagggctctgtcccacaagactgtccccCTTGCACACACGCCCCCGCCTCCCCTCAGATGTCAGTCTCGAGTCCAGGCTGCTTCTGACCCGAATggttataaatcagaggttccatGACCCCTTCCTCGGGTTCAATTactttgctagagtggctcacagaatgCAGAAACATTGTCCTTACTAGATGACCAGTTTATGATGAGAGGTTATAACGCAGAACAGcgagatggaagagatgcacagggaaGGCATGGGGGAAAGGCACGGGGCTTCCCACCCTCTCTTGGCATActactctccccaaatctccacgtgttcaccagcccagaagctctctgaaccgtGCCCTTTTGGGTTTCTATGGAGGCTTTATTCCGTAAACACGATCGATTAAATCATCgaccattggtgattgaactggagcccttctcccctccaacCCTTTAACCCCAGGGTTGGCTCCCCTGCCTACAGCCCCCATCCTTACGTGCTTCCAAAAGctacttcattaacataacaaaagacatgtGGGTCACTCTCAacacttgggaaattccaagggtttttgagagctgtgagccaggcactgtggaCAAAGACCagatatatatgataaatatatctgaatgaccaaatagctatttcttataaatcacaatagcACAGTAGGTGTGCCCCCAGGAACTAGCCAGAGACTTTCCAGCCATACATGGGTGCTGAACAAGCATGCTAGGTGGGAAGGGTCTGGGATTGGGGGGTCAAGGGTTGTTGTAGGACAGCCGGCTAAGGGGTCCCAGTGGTGCCTGGTGAAGCCATAAAGGAGGCATGGTTGGCGGGCAGGGGAAGAACCCAGGAAGGTCTGTGGGACGAGCCGACGGATTGCCCCTCAAAAGCTCagtctcaggggcgcctgggtggctcagtcgttaagcgtctgccttcagctcaggtcatgatcccagggtcctgggatcgagccccgcatcgggctccctgctcggcaggaagcctgcttctccctctcccactccccctgcttgtgttccctctctggctgtgtctctttgtcaaataaataaataaaatctaaaaaaaaaaaaaaaagctcagtctCAATATACACACTCACCAAGGTGGCCCCACTTGCCACCTTGTAAAAAAGCTGACAGTGGGACGAGCCTTTGAAAGCTCATAGTAAGAGTTCCATTCACTGAGAACCCCCTGTGGCCAGAGCCCTGTTTCCAGGACATTGCATGAGCGTCATACTGAAATCCTCTCAACCACCCCACCGGGAAGACTGACATCTTTCTACAGTTGAGGAAACGGAGGCTGAGGGGGTTAGGTGACTTGTCACGCAGAAGGTCACACAGGAgaaggtggcagagctggaagaATAGCcgagtgctttttcttttttttttttttaagattttatttatttatttgacagagagagacacagcgagagagggaacacaagcagggggagtgggagagggagaagcaggcttcctgctgagcagggaacccgatgcggagctcgatcccaggacactgggatcatgacctgagctgaaggcagatgcttaacgactgagccacccaggtgcccagccaaGTGCTTTTTCTAAACCCAGAACTCAGAAGGAAATAGGGCTTTCTCAGCTGACCCCAATACGAAGCTGTCGGGTGGTCCAACTTCTTCATGTTACAGATAGGAAACAGATTTCTGGAGGAGCTCCAAGCCACGCCCCAGGcttggggcagagctggggctggttcccaggcccccccccccccactccaagGCTCCGCAGCCTCCTTCCTCTGTTAGGACCCGGGAAGCCCCGCCTGCACCCCTGCAGACAGGACACACGGACATTCTCCCATCCCTTCCATGAGGCCTCACCCTTGACCCTGTCTCTACTTCACAGGCCCCGGGCTCTTATTATCAAAAATGGGAACGCTGagacattttccttctctgccctgTATCACCCCTTCTATCTCTGACACACCCAGGACCGCCATGGCTCCCATTTTGTCCTCCGCTAACCAAGAGGAGCTCTCGTACAACCTTGACTCTGGGCTTACACCCATATGTCGTTCTGCCTGTCTTTGTCCTGTCTTCTTGGTAACAAAGTTTCTGAAAGGATCTGGACTTTGGAACCAGCCGGAAGCCCCTGTGCTCTGTGCTGGGGTCACCTGAGttccagggctccctgcttctagGAGCTTAGACTAGTGCTCACGTGTGGAGACGTAGAGTTGATGGCACTGGGTTCCCACCTGGCACTCcactgtgaccctgggcaagttataGACATTGAACTTGAGTTTCCTTATCATAAAATAGATGCTAATAGTGGTGAATTCTCATAATCCTTCCTGTAGTAGCTGACAACAAAGATAGTGCTTTCCAGGTGCTAGGCCCTGTTCTAAGCCCTTAACATAAATGAAGTCATTTAGTCCTCACATAAGGTCTGGGAAGAAGTCTATTAGCATTCTCGtctggaagcccagagaggttaagttacttgcataaggtcacacagctagagagtggcagagccaagattcatACTGAGGCAGGGTGGCTCCAAAGTTCGTGTAACCCCTATTGTCTGCTGCACGGACTAGTGTGGGTCAAGCCCTTAACACAACGTGGCACAGGGTAGGTGCCCAGGAAAGCTTTCAGGTTGCTCGAAGTCCGGAGGGTCTTCTCCTGGCTTCTGGCAACCCCTCGGCCACCTCAGCCCctgagttctttctttttaaaacatttttttctggggcgcctgggtggctcagatggttaagcatctgccttcggctcaggtcatgatcccagggtcctgggatcgagccccacattgggctccctgctcagtggggagtctgcttctccgtctccctctgcctctctccctgctcatgctctctctctctctatctctgtgtctcaaatgaataaataaaatctttaaaaaaataaaatgaaacattttttctatCATGGTAAAGTACACAGTAACAATATTTACCATTCtaactctgttttttctttttaaagattttatttattcatttgagagggaagTCGTagggagggagatggacaagcagactccatgcagagctcggagcccgacacggggctcgatctcagggccccgagatcacgacctgagccaaaaccaagagtcggacccttcaccgactgagccactccagcgccccccttctttttctttcctttttactgtATCTATGTGAGGAGATGGATGTTAACTGAACCCACTGTGCTCATCATTTTACCATGTATGTAAATCAAACCGTTacgctgtacaccttaaacttacgcAGTGATGCctgtcaattatttttcaataaaactggaaaaaagctaattatcaaaaagaaaaaaaaaacccacaaaaaaagcAGAGATAGTCCTTAGAGCTCATCTAATCAAACTTGCTGCAGTCTTCAATGAGGAAACGGGCCCTAAGGTGAGAGGCGGCTGGTCCACAGTCAGTTATACGGCCTGAGCCAGGACCTGACGTTGGTGTCTCCCAGGCCAGGGTTCTTCTGTGACTTACTCTTCCACGAGTCCAGGTGGCGCAGTCACCAAGTGAGTGCAGGTGCCACCTGGGAGTGTGGCAGAGAGGATGCCTGGGAGCCcggggtggggcggagggggggggggagccaGACCGAGGTCCTAGGAGGAAACCAACCTTTTCAGAGCAGACCTGTCTTGGAACAGAGCTTGACCCCTTCTCTTGGACAGGAGGAACCACCCTACAACCTCAAGGCCTTCCACCTGCGCATCAACTTCCCCGAGGACTATCCATTCAAGCCCCCTACGGTGACATTCATCACCAGGATCTACCACCCCAACGTGGACCACAATGGAAGCGTTTGCCTGCCCATCACCAGCCGTGAGAACTGGAAGCCTCACACCAAGACCTGCCAAGGTGGGACTGGGCCTCGCTTAACAGGAGGGACTGATCCTGGGTGCGGGGTTATGGGACTGATTTTGAGTCAGAAAAGCCCAAAAGAGAGGAGATGAAAATTGCGGGTCTCAGCTGAgcctgtctttgttttttttagatttttatttatttatttatttggcagagagagacacagcgagagagggaacacaagcagggggagtgggagagggagaagcaggctcccgctgagcgggcagcccgatgcggggctcgatcccaggaccctgggatcatgacctgagccgaaggcagacgcttaacgactgagccacccaggcacccctgttttgttttgtttttaagatttatttatttatttatctgagagagcgagaatgagagagagagagactacatgagaggggggagggtcagagggagaagcaggctccccgctgagcagggagcccgatgtgggactcgatcccggaactccgggatcatgacctgagccgaaggcagttgcttaaccaacggagccacccaggcacccctgagcctGTCTTTGGATAGAAGGGATGCGTCCTGAGACGCTGGACTGGCTGACCTGGTCCTGCCCCTGCTCTTCTACCTGGACAGGTGTGACAGAGCAGCGTGGCTGTGGGTCATGGGAGAGAGAAGCCGCGGGCTGTGGAGGGAAGggctctgctgctctgcctgcagACCTTGGTGAGGTCTGTTCCTTCCCAGGCTCAGTGCCCGAAATGACAGTTGAGGAGACTGGCCCAGTGACGGCAGTACACCCCGATGAAGCACTTTGAGCACTGTGCTAGGAGCTTCGCACGCCGACTGCATCCAATCCCAGCAGCCCCATGCGTGGTGCTCTCGTTGCCTCTCGAGTCGATGAGGACCCCGGGGCACATGACAGCTAAAGCACTTGCCTAcggtcacacagcaagtggccGAGCGGGGCTTCAAAGCCAGGCTTGGCTGACTCTAGAACAGTGCTACCCAGCAGGAAGTTCTGTAGTGATAGAAATGTTCCACAGCGGCACGGTCCAGTTCCTAATCAGTAGCCACAGgtggctactgagcacctgaaatgtggctaatgtgaCGGAGGAACTCAATTCCTCATTGcgttaattttaattcatttcaatgtagatacatgtggctagtggctaccttGTATATCGGACAGTGCGTTTCTAGAGCCCGTGAGTGTGCTCTGTGTGCAGTCCGTCCTGCTTCTGGACCAGCtcaggagttctttttttttttaattaattattttttaagagagagagagagagtgtgtgtgtttgcacgagtgggggtgagagaggggggagggagagggagagaatctcaagcaaactccccactgcacgaggagcctgatgcaggcctcgatctcatgaccctgagttcatgacctgagagcacaagctgagctgaaatcaggagtcagaggcttcaccgaccgagccacccaggcaccccgaccaGCTCAGGAGTTCTTAGCCTTTGGAAACAAGGATCCCCAGGGGGACAGGAGGAGTGGTCCAGGGGGACTGTGGAGCACTCTTAATGTCGAACCACATGTTTGTGCGTGTTCACACGTGCACGTGCCTCGAGCGATGGACCACTGCCTTCACGGGGTTCCCAGAGCCACGGGCAATAGTGGTTTCCAGTCTTTAGCCTCAGAACcctttttcccaaataaaagttGATTTGGAGTCCTAATGTCAAGCGGAAAAACAGAGTGGTTCTTGTTGAAAAGGGAGTGGGACCCCGAAACCCCAGTTATCTCATCGACCCCCATGATGGGAAGCTTTTCTGAAGCATGGAACATAGTTTGAAAGCACTGGTGTAGCCAGTCAGGGCTTTGGGCATCATCAGTGTGGAACGAGGGGCATTTGACTTGGTCATGGAGTCATCCTCATCCTGAGAGATGGAACCTCCCTGGGAGTGCCCCGCAGAGTGAGAGTGGAATGCCGGGGCATCTGGGGGTGGGCTGCCATCACCTCCTTCCCCGGGTTTTTCTCTCATCCTGCTGTCCTGATCTGGCCTCTCTCCCCAGTCTTGGAGGCCCTCAGCGTGCTGGTGAATAGACCGGACCTGGGGCAGCCGATTCGGATGGAGCTCGCGGATCTGCTGACATGCAAGCCGGAGCTGTTCAACAAAGAGGCCAGAGAGTTCACCCTCAAGTATGGAGCGGACCGGCCCTCCTAACCGTTCTCACCCATCCTCTACGTGATGGATGGACACGTGTCATGGACTGGGGGCTGGAGCCCCTCTCCTTTGTTCCATATTTTCCTTCATAGATTGTTAGTCATtagtctgtgtgtgtggtgtgtgggccCATTCCCAGGTTCACCTGGCCACAGGTGGGCTTTTcccgctctctttctctgccccagagCCAGAGGAGTTCACGGCTGCACAGTTCTCCAGTGCCTTAGGGCCTGGAAATGCTGGTCTCACTAATTGCTCTGTCTTACAGTCACAGGTCACCTCGAGGCCGGCTGGCAGGAAATGAGCCCAGAAGGCAACCAGAATCCCCGCAGGGCCCAGGCATCAGGGGGCAGAGGGCACGTGGGGAGTATGCATGGGAGGCTAGGGCACTCAGAATCATATTTACAATTGAGTAATTTGTTTATTGAGTGACTGAAGTTGGCCAGACTGCTAATAGGTATTACAAGTCTAGATTTAGGTGCTAAACCTTTCCTTTTCCACTGATAAATCACAAAATGAAGAATCTCCATCCGGAAAATCTGACTAcatggtttgttgtttttttaatttattatttattttagagagatcgAGCACacgagtagggagaggggcaaagggagagggagagaatctcaagcagacaccctgctgagcacagagcctgacacacggctccatctcatgaccacgagatcatgacctgagctgaaaccaagagttggtcactcaatcgaatgagccccccaggtgcccctgacgacatgattttaaactcttttttttcctttttctaaagattttatttatttatttatttggaagaatgCGTGCACAAGcggagggcagggacagagggagagggagagaaagagaatctcaagcagattgtaccctgagcgcggagcctgatgcggggctcgatcccacaaccctgagatcatgacttggaccaaaaccaagagtcagacgcttaaccaactaagccgcTCAGGTGTCCCCTGACTACATGGTTTTAAAGCCACTTGCTACCCCCTTAGGTTGCTGGTTTCTGGAAGCCAGCCTTCAGGCCAGGAGAAGTGTTCCCCCCATGGTTTCCAGTCCAGGGGGACCACAAAAACCATCCGCTTGTCCACCCATTAAAGTCACAGATGAATTTGGAGGCTGGCTGAGTGTTCGTTGAGAGGATGGGGTGGTTTCATCGGGAGAAGGTGAGGCTGAGGGTTAGCTGCTCTCTACTAAAAGGTGTGACCCTGCTCCCCAAAATGGACGGCTCGCTCGGCTCCAAGCCTCGTGTAACCCCAAACGCTGTGGGGAAAACCGGCCATGAGGGACTAGGCTGTCAACCCATCCACAGGGGGagcacccccattttacagac
Above is a genomic segment from Halichoerus grypus chromosome 11, mHalGry1.hap1.1, whole genome shotgun sequence containing:
- the UBE2L6 gene encoding ubiquitin/ISG15-conjugating enzyme E2 L6 isoform X1 — protein: MTANKRVAKELADLQEKLPPYLRNLSSDDADVLVWHVLLLPEEPPYNLKAFHLRINFPEDYPFKPPTVTFITRIYHPNVDHNGSVCLPITSRENWKPHTKTCQVLEALSVLVNRPDLGQPIRMELADLLTCKPELFNKEAREFTLKYGADRPS
- the UBE2L6 gene encoding ubiquitin/ISG15-conjugating enzyme E2 L6 isoform X3, producing MTANKRVAKEEPPYNLKAFHLRINFPEDYPFKPPTVTFITRIYHPNVDHNGSVCLPITSRENWKPHTKTCQVLEALSVLVNRPDLGQPIRMELADLLTCKPELFNKEAREFTLKYGADRPS
- the UBE2L6 gene encoding ubiquitin/ISG15-conjugating enzyme E2 L6 isoform X2, with amino-acid sequence MLLDTTKEPSCQGMSSSHPPSSFRDGALGPGRELADLQEKLPPYLRNLSSDDADVLVWHVLLLPEEPPYNLKAFHLRINFPEDYPFKPPTVTFITRIYHPNVDHNGSVCLPITSRENWKPHTKTCQVLEALSVLVNRPDLGQPIRMELADLLTCKPELFNKEAREFTLKYGADRPS